The following are encoded in a window of Candidatus Microthrix parvicella Bio17-1 genomic DNA:
- a CDS encoding ABC transporter permease — MSDLRQRIRDRSVLIFALVVPIAIMIVFNLLFSGLGSSESLKPITVRVAAEPDDRVAQGLIQALSAVDGLKVTATLVALSSADDLAADVESGSVTVGVVFPAGFDAAVRQGGSPKVELIEPGDGGLEPRVAGSIVSGYVERVATGSQAATAAGGLGIRGADVSKIAEAVATSPPTLTAEAGRPSNEQLSTGGYLVAGQAALFMFFTIGFGVITYIQEREQGTLPRLASMPIPPRSILLAKVLVSFILGVVSTAVLLGVGALLFSASFGRMVPVTVMIVAAVMAVTSLVLLVTRVARTTEQAQAATSVIGILMGVLGGSFFPISGGGLLARLSDLTPTAAFIRGLGLTNGGAGVADLGGPLAVFAVFAAVSLAVAALLGDDEVFT, encoded by the coding sequence GTGAGTGACCTGCGCCAGCGGATTCGTGACCGATCGGTATTGATCTTCGCCCTGGTGGTGCCCATCGCCATCATGATCGTGTTCAACCTGTTGTTCTCCGGGCTGGGCTCTTCGGAGTCGCTGAAACCGATCACTGTTCGGGTGGCCGCCGAACCCGACGACCGGGTTGCGCAGGGGCTGATCCAGGCGCTGTCGGCCGTGGACGGTCTGAAGGTGACCGCCACTCTGGTGGCGCTGTCGTCGGCCGATGACCTCGCCGCCGATGTCGAGTCGGGCTCGGTGACGGTGGGCGTGGTGTTCCCGGCCGGGTTTGACGCCGCGGTCCGGCAGGGCGGGTCACCCAAGGTGGAGCTGATCGAACCCGGCGACGGCGGTTTGGAACCTCGGGTGGCTGGATCAATCGTGTCGGGTTACGTCGAGCGGGTGGCCACCGGATCGCAGGCGGCCACAGCGGCGGGAGGTCTCGGCATTCGAGGGGCGGACGTCTCCAAGATCGCAGAGGCGGTGGCCACGTCGCCTCCGACGCTCACGGCCGAGGCGGGACGGCCGTCCAATGAGCAACTGAGCACTGGCGGCTACCTGGTGGCGGGGCAGGCCGCCCTGTTCATGTTCTTCACCATCGGCTTCGGTGTGATCACCTACATCCAGGAACGGGAGCAGGGCACCTTGCCGCGCCTGGCATCGATGCCCATTCCGCCTCGCTCGATCCTGCTGGCCAAAGTGCTGGTCAGCTTCATACTCGGCGTGGTCTCCACCGCCGTGTTGCTGGGGGTCGGTGCGCTGCTCTTCAGCGCCAGTTTCGGCAGGATGGTGCCGGTGACGGTGATGATCGTCGCTGCGGTGATGGCTGTGACCAGCCTGGTTCTGTTGGTCACCCGGGTGGCCCGCACCACCGAGCAGGCGCAAGCGGCCACCTCGGTGATCGGCATCCTGATGGGTGTGCTGGGCGGATCGTTCTTCCCCATCAGCGGTGGCGGGCTGTTGGCTCGCCTTTCCGATTTGACCCCTACCGCTGCGTTCATCCGAGGCTTGGGTCTCACCAACGGCGGCGCAGGGGTCGCCGACCTGGGTGGACCGTTGGCCGTATTCGCTGTCTTTGCCGCGGTCTCGCTGGCGGTTGCGGCGCTGCTTGGTGATGACGAGGTGTTCACATGA
- a CDS encoding ABC transporter ATP-binding protein, producing the protein MTDPVLVANGLVRRFGDLTAVDDVSFRIEPGETYGLLGPNGAGKTTIISMVAGLLGPDAGETRILGKAIGPGVVSAKAHIGLVPQELAIYPDLTGRENLRFFGRLQKLGGDQLKRRIDEVLTVIGLEDRGGDLTKEYSGGMKRRLNIGIGLLHQPELLILDEPTVGVDPQSRNSILKSVEALAVSGMAVLYTTHYMEEAERLCDRVGILDHGVMQAEGTRDELLVLTGETDRVHLEGTGNLEAATTALRRLGAVKSVTGDRRNIDLTVEDAPVALAGIVGAAAEAGMSVTDVEVARPDLESVFLNLTGRALRD; encoded by the coding sequence ATGACCGATCCCGTGTTGGTGGCGAATGGTTTGGTCCGTCGCTTCGGAGACCTCACCGCCGTCGACGACGTGTCGTTTCGTATCGAGCCGGGCGAAACCTACGGTCTGCTTGGCCCCAACGGCGCCGGCAAGACCACCATCATTTCCATGGTTGCCGGACTGTTGGGGCCCGACGCGGGCGAGACCCGAATCCTGGGCAAGGCGATCGGGCCGGGAGTGGTGTCGGCAAAGGCACACATCGGCCTGGTTCCTCAGGAACTGGCCATCTACCCCGACCTGACCGGCCGAGAGAACCTGCGGTTCTTCGGCCGGTTGCAGAAGTTGGGCGGCGATCAATTGAAACGTCGCATCGACGAGGTGCTGACCGTGATCGGGTTGGAGGATCGCGGCGGCGATCTCACCAAGGAGTACTCGGGTGGAATGAAGCGGCGCCTCAACATCGGCATTGGCCTGCTGCACCAACCCGAACTCCTGATCCTCGATGAGCCGACGGTGGGCGTGGATCCTCAGTCACGCAATTCGATCCTGAAATCGGTTGAAGCGTTGGCCGTTTCGGGGATGGCCGTGTTGTACACCACCCACTACATGGAGGAGGCCGAGCGGCTGTGCGACCGCGTCGGCATCTTGGACCACGGTGTGATGCAGGCCGAGGGCACCCGCGACGAACTGTTGGTGCTCACCGGCGAGACCGATCGGGTGCACCTTGAAGGCACCGGCAACCTTGAGGCGGCTACGACTGCGCTTCGTCGTCTTGGGGCGGTGAAATCGGTCACCGGTGATCGCCGCAACATCGACCTGACCGTGGAGGACGCACCGGTGGCGCTCGCCGGTATCGTCGGGGCGGCTGCTGAGGCGGGCATGTCGGTCACCGATGTGGAGGTGGCGCGTCCCGATCTGGAGTCGGTGTTTCTGAACCTCACCGGCCGTGCCTTGAGGGACTGA
- a CDS encoding YggT family protein, with translation MNQNQTPQTVEPGKSHDSLLRIPALVVRVLGYMIYAYLVVVEVVLALAFTLQLLGANPTSEFVRWIYRSSDRAMNPFRGIFEPIQLGTSRQAVPAVFDTSFLFAMVIYGIVCIAVHMGVTWLGDRIHRMDRDRSRQARLDAYADSADTYPVQRPDLMGGATPTSDPSPTEVL, from the coding sequence GTGAATCAGAACCAAACTCCTCAAACGGTCGAACCTGGCAAGAGCCACGACTCCTTGCTTCGGATCCCGGCCCTCGTGGTGCGAGTGCTCGGTTACATGATCTACGCCTACCTGGTGGTGGTGGAGGTGGTGCTGGCGCTTGCGTTCACCCTTCAACTCCTCGGCGCGAATCCAACCAGCGAGTTCGTCAGGTGGATCTATCGCAGCTCCGATCGGGCGATGAACCCATTCCGGGGCATCTTCGAACCGATCCAGCTGGGAACATCCAGGCAGGCGGTGCCCGCTGTGTTCGACACGTCGTTTCTCTTCGCCATGGTGATCTACGGCATCGTCTGCATTGCGGTGCACATGGGCGTCACCTGGTTGGGTGATCGAATCCATCGCATGGACCGTGACCGCTCCCGTCAGGCCCGCCTCGATGCCTACGCAGATTCGGCCGACACCTACCCGGTACAGCGCCCCGACCTGATGGGTGGCGCAACCCCCACATCAGACCCCTCACCAACCGAGGTTCTGTGA
- the leuS gene encoding leucine--tRNA ligase — translation MADTLPPYRYTPELAAEIELRWQDRWEADGTYEAPNPAGPLADPEAVADRPRRYVLDMFPYPSGAGLHVGHPFGYISTDVYARYRRTRGDNVLHAMGYDAFGLPAEQFAVRTGAHPRTTTEDNIATMRRQLRRIGLGHDARRSVATTDVEFYRWTQWVFTQIFESWFDTEADVARPIAELLAAFESGERPTPDGRAWNELAEGERRAIIDDHRLVYSAEMPVNWCPGLGTVLANEEVTAEGRSDIGNYPVFRRNMRQWVMRITSYSDRLLADLDLLDWPEPIKVMQRNWIGRSTGANVCFATEAGDVEVFTTRPDTLFGATFVVLAPEHPMVDALVGDAWPDGTPERWTQATADGAAAPSPHEAVEAYQASASAKTDRERQEDRQKSGVAIGAFATNPVNGEQVPIFVADYVLMGYGTGAIMAVPAGDERDFEFARDYGLQITAIQQPPAAWFEVRDIEPSLDTSTWPEAFVGEGEYVGSADLNGGIDLNGEHTIAEAVALINGWLESVGRGEAAITYRLRDWLFSRQRYWGEPFPIVWDEHGPRSLPDSELPVQLPEVDDYSPQAHDPNDADSNPVPPLGRVEEWVNVDVDLGDGPQTYRRELNVMPQWAGSCWYELRYLDPTNTATFVDPDVEAYWMGPRPGGEGEPSTVGGVDLYVGGVEHAVLHLLYARFWHKVLFDLGHVSGPEPFHRLVNQGYIQAYAFTDARGQYVEASEVTETDDGFFFEGQPVNREYGKMGKSLKNMVTPDEMYDAYGADTFRLYELSGGPLESSRPWSTRDVVGMQRFLQRLWRNLVDEDSGKLTVTDESADDETRRLLARTVAGVGEDLDALHANTAIAKLIELNNHLTKAAAPVAREVAEPMVQLLGIVAPHLGEELWAKLGHATSVVWAPFPTVDEALLVEDTIELPVQVNGKVRGHITVAADADQATMTAAALVVDNVAAHLEGAAPRKVIVVPGRMVNVVV, via the coding sequence GTGGCAGACACGCTCCCCCCGTATCGATACACCCCCGAGTTGGCCGCCGAGATCGAGCTTCGCTGGCAGGACCGCTGGGAGGCCGACGGCACCTACGAGGCACCAAACCCTGCGGGGCCGCTGGCCGATCCCGAAGCGGTGGCCGATCGGCCGCGCCGCTATGTGCTCGATATGTTTCCCTACCCCTCGGGCGCGGGTCTGCACGTGGGCCATCCGTTTGGCTACATCTCCACCGACGTGTACGCCCGTTACCGCCGCACCCGGGGCGACAATGTGCTGCACGCCATGGGTTACGACGCGTTCGGTCTGCCCGCCGAGCAGTTCGCCGTGCGCACGGGCGCACATCCCCGCACGACAACCGAGGACAACATCGCCACCATGCGCCGCCAGTTGCGACGCATCGGCCTGGGCCACGACGCGCGGCGTTCGGTGGCCACCACCGACGTTGAGTTCTACCGCTGGACCCAGTGGGTCTTCACCCAGATCTTCGAGTCGTGGTTCGACACTGAGGCCGATGTGGCCCGTCCGATTGCCGAACTGCTGGCCGCATTCGAGTCGGGCGAGCGGCCTACTCCCGACGGTCGGGCATGGAACGAACTGGCCGAGGGCGAGCGGCGGGCGATCATCGACGATCATCGCCTGGTGTACTCCGCCGAGATGCCGGTGAACTGGTGCCCCGGGTTGGGCACCGTGCTGGCCAACGAGGAGGTCACCGCCGAGGGTCGATCCGACATCGGCAACTATCCGGTGTTCCGCCGCAACATGCGCCAATGGGTGATGCGGATTACTTCGTACTCCGACCGGCTGCTGGCCGACCTCGACCTGCTGGACTGGCCCGAGCCGATCAAGGTGATGCAGCGCAACTGGATCGGTCGGTCCACCGGCGCCAACGTGTGCTTCGCCACCGAGGCGGGCGACGTCGAGGTGTTCACCACCCGGCCCGACACGCTGTTCGGCGCCACGTTCGTGGTGCTGGCGCCCGAACACCCAATGGTGGACGCGCTGGTCGGCGACGCTTGGCCTGACGGCACGCCCGAGCGGTGGACGCAGGCAACCGCCGATGGCGCCGCGGCGCCGTCGCCCCATGAGGCCGTCGAGGCCTATCAAGCCTCCGCATCGGCCAAGACCGACCGTGAGCGCCAGGAAGACCGCCAGAAGTCCGGCGTCGCCATCGGGGCGTTTGCCACCAACCCGGTCAACGGCGAACAGGTTCCCATTTTCGTCGCCGACTATGTGCTGATGGGCTACGGCACCGGCGCCATCATGGCGGTGCCGGCGGGTGACGAACGTGACTTCGAGTTCGCTCGGGATTATGGCCTTCAGATCACCGCGATCCAGCAGCCGCCCGCAGCGTGGTTCGAGGTTCGCGATATCGAACCCAGCCTGGATACGAGCACCTGGCCCGAGGCATTCGTTGGGGAAGGCGAGTACGTCGGCTCTGCTGACCTGAACGGCGGGATCGACCTGAACGGCGAGCACACGATCGCTGAGGCGGTCGCGCTGATCAACGGCTGGTTGGAGTCGGTTGGCCGTGGCGAGGCCGCCATCACCTATCGGCTTCGAGATTGGCTGTTTAGCCGCCAACGGTATTGGGGCGAGCCATTCCCCATCGTGTGGGACGAGCATGGTCCCCGATCGCTGCCCGACTCGGAGCTGCCGGTGCAGCTGCCGGAGGTGGACGACTACTCGCCGCAGGCGCACGATCCCAACGATGCCGACTCCAACCCGGTACCGCCGCTGGGCCGGGTTGAGGAGTGGGTGAACGTCGACGTCGACCTGGGCGACGGCCCGCAGACCTACCGCCGCGAGCTCAACGTCATGCCCCAGTGGGCCGGATCGTGCTGGTACGAGCTGCGTTACCTCGACCCGACCAACACCGCGACTTTTGTCGACCCCGACGTTGAGGCCTATTGGATGGGCCCGCGTCCCGGCGGGGAAGGCGAGCCGTCCACGGTGGGCGGTGTCGACCTGTACGTCGGCGGTGTCGAGCACGCCGTGTTGCACCTGCTGTACGCCCGCTTCTGGCACAAGGTGTTGTTCGATCTGGGCCACGTCAGTGGACCGGAGCCGTTCCACCGACTGGTGAACCAGGGTTACATCCAGGCGTATGCGTTCACCGACGCCCGGGGCCAGTACGTGGAGGCCTCGGAGGTCACCGAGACCGACGACGGCTTCTTCTTCGAGGGCCAACCGGTCAACCGTGAGTACGGCAAGATGGGCAAGAGCCTGAAGAACATGGTGACGCCCGATGAGATGTACGACGCCTACGGGGCCGACACCTTCCGCCTCTATGAACTCTCCGGCGGGCCGCTGGAGTCGTCGCGCCCGTGGAGCACCCGCGATGTGGTGGGCATGCAGCGGTTCCTTCAGCGCCTCTGGCGAAATCTGGTCGATGAGGACTCGGGCAAGCTGACGGTGACCGATGAATCGGCTGATGACGAGACCCGTCGTCTGCTGGCCCGCACCGTGGCCGGGGTGGGAGAAGACCTCGACGCGCTCCACGCCAACACCGCCATCGCCAAGCTGATCGAGCTGAACAATCATCTGACCAAGGCGGCCGCCCCAGTGGCCCGCGAGGTGGCAGAGCCGATGGTGCAGCTGCTCGGCATCGTCGCCCCGCACCTTGGCGAGGAGCTGTGGGCCAAGCTGGGCCACGCCACCTCAGTGGTGTGGGCGCCGTTCCCCACCGTCGACGAGGCACTGCTGGTCGAGGACACCATCGAGCTGCCGGTGCAGGTCAATGGCAAGGTGCGGGGCCACATCACGGTGGCCGCCGATGCGGATCAGGCCACCATGACGGCTGCGGCCCTGGTAGTCGACAATGTGGCCGCCCACCTCGAGGGCGCCGCGCCCCGCAAGGTCATCGTCGTGCCCGGCCGAATGGTGAACGTCGTCGTCTGA
- a CDS encoding DsbA family protein: protein MKLPRLLIPVVVFVAAGVAVAVTVLSGDDPALVDTSGITAESADNGEPLGPSPEVGEPTTTPPPVDGPNRERMAPLRVTDEGMTIGDVDAPLVMVTFESFGCGWCGHFHTLTMPKLIQNWVDTGKLRIESRMLPYEQRANPGALAGTAAGMQNKYWELAEVMYPYITGGAEPRFDGAKPSAAEMSAYHQRQSEPAMLAKIQEVADDVGLDYDRFMTDYRSAEAAQRVATDSRMANQIGFTATPAMVVNGVPQGGFSSYEQMNKFLAEVQESSESTS, encoded by the coding sequence ATGAAGCTCCCCCGCCTCCTGATACCCGTCGTGGTGTTTGTGGCCGCCGGCGTCGCCGTTGCGGTGACCGTCCTCAGTGGCGACGACCCGGCCCTGGTGGACACCTCGGGTATCACCGCCGAGTCGGCCGACAACGGCGAACCGCTGGGCCCCAGCCCCGAAGTGGGTGAACCGACGACGACACCGCCACCGGTGGATGGGCCCAACCGGGAACGGATGGCGCCGCTGCGGGTCACCGACGAGGGTATGACGATCGGCGATGTCGACGCGCCGCTGGTGATGGTGACCTTCGAGTCGTTCGGGTGCGGATGGTGCGGCCACTTCCACACGTTGACCATGCCCAAGCTGATCCAGAACTGGGTGGACACCGGCAAGCTGCGCATCGAGTCCCGCATGCTGCCCTACGAGCAACGGGCAAACCCCGGGGCACTGGCCGGCACCGCTGCCGGCATGCAGAACAAGTACTGGGAACTGGCCGAGGTCATGTACCCCTACATCACCGGAGGCGCGGAGCCCCGCTTCGACGGCGCCAAGCCGAGCGCTGCTGAGATGTCCGCCTACCACCAACGCCAAAGCGAGCCCGCAATGTTGGCCAAGATCCAAGAGGTTGCCGACGACGTCGGCCTGGACTACGACCGGTTCATGACCGACTACCGATCCGCCGAAGCCGCGCAGCGGGTGGCCACCGACTCACGGATGGCCAATCAAATTGGGTTCACCGCCACCCCTGCCATGGTGGTCAACGGCGTGCCACAGGGAGGGTTCTCGAGTTACGAGCAGATGAACAAGTTTTTGGCAGAGGTGCAGGAGTCCAGCGAGTCGACGTCGTGA
- a CDS encoding cytochrome c biogenesis CcdA family protein, whose amino-acid sequence MSPAGEIGYVAAFLGGLLALLSPCGALLLPAFFSYAFDRRSQLLARTGVFYLGLLTTLVPLGVSASAATVFVRSHQETVMTVAGIAIVVLGIVTAFGGGFVLFRRSGESAVTQTNPMSIYTLGLAYGLTGFCTGPILGSILVLAAAGGQPVRGGLLLAIYGLGMVVPLVVLALTWGSIGQRVNRWLRGRTVRLGRLTFHSTSLISGLVLVAVGVFMVVNGGNLVESNTLALAGARAEEWATNLGGRVPDGLLAVIAFIAAGAWLFVAWRRSGASPAEAGPNSPDTTDSSSFDDSVDASRQGPSSRP is encoded by the coding sequence GTGAGTCCGGCCGGCGAGATCGGCTACGTCGCCGCGTTCCTGGGTGGACTGCTGGCTTTGCTCAGCCCGTGCGGAGCGTTGCTGTTGCCGGCCTTCTTTTCGTACGCGTTCGATCGCCGCAGCCAGTTGCTGGCTCGCACCGGCGTCTTCTACCTCGGGCTGTTGACCACACTGGTGCCCTTGGGGGTGTCGGCGTCGGCGGCCACGGTGTTCGTCCGGTCGCACCAGGAGACGGTAATGACCGTGGCGGGCATCGCAATCGTCGTGCTCGGCATCGTCACCGCCTTCGGCGGGGGGTTCGTGTTGTTCCGTCGTTCGGGCGAATCGGCGGTCACACAGACCAACCCGATGTCGATCTACACGCTGGGGTTGGCCTACGGCCTCACCGGGTTCTGCACCGGGCCGATCCTCGGATCGATCCTGGTGCTTGCCGCGGCGGGTGGGCAGCCGGTTCGGGGCGGACTGCTGCTGGCGATCTACGGGCTGGGCATGGTGGTGCCACTCGTCGTGCTGGCGCTGACCTGGGGCAGCATCGGGCAGCGGGTCAACCGTTGGCTTCGAGGTCGGACTGTCCGCCTGGGACGACTGACGTTCCACTCGACCTCACTGATCTCTGGCCTGGTCCTGGTGGCGGTCGGCGTTTTCATGGTCGTCAACGGGGGCAACCTGGTCGAGTCCAACACGCTGGCCCTGGCCGGGGCTCGCGCCGAGGAATGGGCCACCAACCTCGGCGGGCGCGTGCCGGACGGCCTGTTGGCGGTGATCGCGTTCATTGCCGCCGGGGCGTGGCTCTTCGTGGCCTGGCGACGCAGCGGGGCCTCTCCCGCAGAGGCCGGTCCGAACAGCCCGGATACGACCGACAGCTCCAGCTTCGATGATTCGGTCGACGCTTCACGGCAGGGCCCGTCAAGCAGACCGTAG
- a CDS encoding TrpB-like pyridoxal phosphate-dependent enzyme, which translates to MADDMPTKILLSEDEQPTQWYNVIADLPTPPPPPLHPGTHEPAGPDDLAPLFPMALIEQEMTADRYIDIPGGVLDVYKLWRPSPLFRAHRLEALLDTPAKIFYKYEGVSPAGSHKPNTSVPQAFYNNAEGVTKLTTETGAGQWGSALAFATAQYGMECEVWQVAASYRAKPHRKTMMEIWGASVHPSPSELTEFGRGLLAENPDHPGSLGIAISEAVAMAVADPETRYALGSVLNHVLLHQTVIGEEALLQLAKVGVTPDVLVGCTGGGSNFGGLAFPFLREKLAGNMNPTIRCVEPAACPTLTKGEYRYDFGDTAGMTPLLKMHTLGHGFIPEPIHAGGLRYHGMSPLVSHVYNEGLVEAISIPQTECFAGAIQFARAEGIVPAPEPTHAIAAAIREAQAAKEAGEERVILTALCGHGHLDLASYENYLAGGLKDYDLPDEAIAAAMEAVPVLD; encoded by the coding sequence ATGGCCGACGACATGCCCACCAAGATCCTTCTCAGCGAAGACGAGCAGCCCACGCAGTGGTACAACGTCATCGCCGACCTGCCGACGCCGCCGCCACCGCCGCTGCACCCGGGCACGCACGAGCCCGCAGGTCCCGACGACCTGGCGCCGCTGTTCCCGATGGCGCTCATCGAGCAGGAGATGACCGCCGATCGCTACATCGACATCCCCGGCGGCGTGCTCGACGTCTACAAGCTGTGGCGCCCCAGCCCGTTGTTCCGGGCCCACCGCCTGGAGGCGTTGCTCGACACCCCGGCCAAGATCTTCTACAAGTACGAGGGCGTCAGCCCGGCCGGGTCGCACAAGCCCAACACCTCGGTCCCACAGGCCTTCTATAACAACGCTGAGGGCGTCACCAAGCTGACCACCGAAACCGGCGCCGGCCAGTGGGGCTCGGCGCTGGCCTTCGCCACCGCCCAGTACGGCATGGAGTGTGAGGTGTGGCAGGTGGCGGCCTCGTACCGGGCCAAGCCACACCGCAAGACCATGATGGAGATCTGGGGCGCCTCGGTGCACCCCAGTCCGTCCGAGCTGACCGAGTTTGGCCGCGGGCTGCTGGCCGAGAACCCCGATCACCCCGGCAGCCTGGGCATTGCCATCTCGGAGGCTGTCGCCATGGCCGTGGCCGACCCCGAGACCCGCTACGCCCTCGGCTCGGTGCTCAACCACGTGCTCTTGCACCAGACGGTGATCGGCGAGGAGGCGCTGCTGCAGCTGGCCAAGGTGGGTGTCACCCCCGACGTGCTGGTCGGCTGCACCGGCGGCGGCTCCAACTTCGGTGGCCTCGCCTTCCCGTTCCTGCGCGAGAAGCTGGCCGGTAACATGAACCCGACGATCCGCTGCGTCGAGCCGGCAGCCTGCCCCACGCTGACCAAGGGCGAGTACCGCTACGACTTCGGCGACACGGCCGGCATGACCCCGCTGCTGAAGATGCACACGCTGGGCCACGGGTTCATCCCCGAGCCGATCCACGCCGGTGGCCTGCGCTACCACGGCATGTCGCCGCTGGTCAGCCACGTGTACAACGAGGGCCTGGTTGAGGCGATCTCGATTCCGCAGACCGAATGCTTCGCCGGGGCGATTCAGTTCGCCCGGGCCGAGGGCATCGTGCCGGCACCCGAGCCGACCCACGCCATCGCAGCTGCGATCCGCGAGGCCCAGGCCGCCAAGGAGGCGGGGGAGGAGCGCGTGATCCTCACCGCACTGTGCGGCCACGGACACCTCGACCTGGCGTCGTACGAGAACTACCTGGCCGGTGGACTCAAGGATTACGACCTGCCCGACGAGGCGATCGCCGCCGCCATGGAGGCCGTGCCGGTCCTCGACTGA
- a CDS encoding class I SAM-dependent methyltransferase, protein MTQHKPTTVLDRLKAFGDLWRLSDADYHAYMGTYTELFTDSPENTKADYELGIPMKGYDQGSSDEISQLYKVIHIMCTLGSVEKMYMPPTVDPTTSVLDNQILFERIVADDLDVKPGAKVLDLGCGCGAIAEHMAELTGAELFGINIDRSQIAKAWRNPNLNGANFNVGDFNVPLNFPDETFDAVYAIQPMTYVTNLEATCREVLRVLKPGGRFVVNDVAALDAYDRDNAHQRGLIQDTRELTVFGGFWYYKYWEDAYKATGFELLDSEGRSAVEMIKREVSLYGRYEAAVAALAKVRIIPTKVNAMIHRMNAKADSYIQAEAEELLTLNWKTVARKPG, encoded by the coding sequence GTGACACAGCACAAGCCGACGACGGTGTTGGATCGCCTCAAGGCGTTCGGCGACCTGTGGCGGCTGTCCGACGCCGACTATCACGCCTACATGGGCACCTACACCGAGCTGTTCACCGACTCACCGGAGAACACCAAGGCCGACTACGAACTCGGCATCCCCATGAAGGGGTACGACCAGGGCAGCAGCGACGAGATCAGCCAGTTGTACAAGGTGATCCACATCATGTGCACGCTGGGCTCGGTCGAGAAGATGTACATGCCGCCCACCGTCGACCCGACCACGTCGGTGCTCGACAACCAGATCCTGTTCGAGCGGATCGTGGCCGACGATCTCGACGTGAAACCCGGTGCCAAGGTCCTGGACCTGGGTTGTGGCTGCGGTGCGATCGCCGAGCACATGGCCGAGCTCACCGGAGCCGAGCTGTTCGGCATCAACATCGATCGCTCACAGATCGCCAAGGCCTGGCGCAACCCCAACCTGAACGGCGCCAACTTCAACGTCGGCGACTTCAACGTGCCGCTCAACTTCCCGGACGAGACCTTCGATGCGGTCTACGCCATCCAGCCGATGACGTACGTGACCAACCTGGAGGCGACCTGCCGTGAGGTGCTGCGGGTGCTGAAGCCGGGTGGACGGTTCGTGGTGAACGACGTGGCCGCGCTCGACGCTTACGACCGGGACAACGCGCACCAACGGGGGTTGATCCAGGACACCCGTGAGCTCACCGTGTTTGGCGGGTTCTGGTACTACAAGTACTGGGAGGACGCCTACAAGGCGACCGGCTTCGAGCTGCTGGACTCCGAGGGCAGGAGCGCCGTCGAGATGATCAAGCGCGAGGTCTCGCTGTACGGCAGGTACGAGGCGGCGGTGGCGGCGCTGGCCAAAGTTCGGATCATTCCCACGAAGGTCAACGCCATGATCCACCGGATGAACGCCAAGGCCGATTCCTACATCCAGGCCGAAGCAGAGGAGCTGCTCACCCTCAACTGGAAGACGGTGGCCCGCAAGCCGGGGTGA